A single region of the Streptomyces sp. NBC_01262 genome encodes:
- a CDS encoding SMI1/KNR4 family protein, with product MSSLHDFATWEPLLRLLRTAQTETLAAPGGNVAGSIGRGSWSVPLPQRRPQPGRALLVSDMQEEFDAIERVRNALPAAEAAHIAFTAEIPPSGKTVLHLFDSSPAADPGIGNAHPGALLLVEGALPEPWRRLPEAVPGARPAPSVDLALLERTLRERIPEAIGATEAEIAAADARLGVALPEEIKVLYRVTRARWADWGDDYETAQRVFDAVGFELGSLDGVSIADRSCRPFRWEHAAMEAAVTGPDAAVQDLVGSPGWIVIGDTGGGDQVAVDLTPGPCGHTGQIIVLDHEQSVGAQLFAESLTDLVQDPERDWYSGRHRDELPHVAWVNHHSVRSIEDAAHPELEVLSLGVWDGEPFSLAPVVGLPRLRTLCGYPGTLADPLEIAGLKGLEFLELTPEDWRVLLDAGAVPRSLSAAAIMAYSDRDTRPIVALANEILALWDRPPIPETIVHGDLGPLPPRP from the coding sequence TTGTCCTCGCTGCATGATTTCGCCACCTGGGAGCCCCTGCTGCGGCTCCTGCGGACAGCCCAGACGGAGACCCTCGCGGCGCCGGGCGGCAACGTGGCGGGGAGCATCGGTCGCGGCTCGTGGAGCGTGCCCCTGCCGCAGCGGCGCCCGCAGCCCGGGCGCGCCCTGCTGGTGTCGGACATGCAGGAGGAGTTCGACGCGATCGAGCGGGTGCGGAACGCGCTCCCCGCGGCGGAAGCTGCCCACATCGCGTTCACCGCGGAGATCCCGCCGAGCGGAAAGACTGTGCTTCATCTGTTCGATTCCAGCCCGGCTGCGGATCCCGGCATCGGCAATGCTCACCCGGGGGCGCTGCTCCTGGTCGAGGGGGCGCTGCCCGAACCGTGGCGCCGCCTGCCGGAGGCCGTGCCCGGGGCGAGGCCGGCTCCGTCCGTGGATCTGGCGCTGCTGGAGAGGACGCTGCGCGAGCGGATACCCGAGGCGATCGGCGCCACCGAGGCGGAGATCGCCGCGGCGGATGCCCGCCTGGGAGTGGCACTGCCCGAAGAGATCAAGGTGCTCTACCGGGTGACTCGCGCACGGTGGGCGGACTGGGGCGACGACTACGAGACGGCGCAGCGCGTCTTCGACGCGGTCGGCTTCGAGCTGGGCTCCCTGGACGGCGTCTCCATCGCCGACAGATCGTGCCGTCCGTTCCGTTGGGAGCATGCGGCGATGGAGGCGGCTGTCACCGGGCCGGACGCCGCCGTTCAGGACCTGGTCGGCTCGCCCGGATGGATCGTCATCGGCGACACCGGCGGCGGGGATCAGGTCGCCGTCGACCTGACGCCGGGCCCGTGCGGCCACACCGGGCAGATCATCGTGCTCGACCACGAGCAGAGCGTCGGGGCCCAGCTGTTCGCCGAGTCCCTCACCGACCTGGTCCAGGATCCGGAACGGGACTGGTACTCCGGGCGCCACCGGGACGAACTCCCACACGTGGCATGGGTCAACCACCACAGCGTCAGGAGCATCGAGGACGCGGCCCACCCCGAACTGGAGGTGCTGAGCCTCGGCGTCTGGGACGGCGAACCGTTCAGCCTGGCACCCGTTGTCGGGCTGCCACGCCTGCGTACCCTCTGCGGCTACCCCGGAACGCTCGCCGACCCACTGGAGATCGCCGGGCTGAAAGGGCTGGAGTTCCTCGAACTCACACCGGAGGACTGGCGCGTCCTGCTCGACGCCGGTGCCGTCCCGCGCAGCCTGTCGGCCGCCGCCATCATGGCGTACAGCGACCGGGACACGCGCCCGATCGTCGCCCTGGCGAACGAGATCCTCGCGCTCTGGGACCGCCCCCCGATCCCCGAGACCATTGTCCACGGCGACCTCGGGCCCCTGCCGCCGCGACCCTGA
- a CDS encoding DUF6891 domain-containing protein translates to MLEIVVETENGERHVRVSAEELAGLVRRIGGDGDRFLVVHRIPDLPDVFAQVWHEAGGDYTLEHRDGAAARHFQAVVDGSGAVIEALTGWARQGSGWSTDLAWSLLDMGLTHEVPPLDLDEGEREELEKRVREVLVGGYADRAELAELAEEYLVTADRRPVSREQAEALADRMWLERVAEQAEWQGETDPERLTRAFTALQEAGITARENFTCCRNCGQSEIGGEGGTDARGFVYFHSQCTDSAAVGHGLMLLYGGFDGSSETTAAIGHEVVAALEAAGLQADWDRDPGRAITVTPLEWRRRLVG, encoded by the coding sequence ATGCTCGAGATCGTGGTGGAGACGGAGAACGGGGAGCGGCACGTCCGTGTGTCCGCGGAGGAGTTGGCTGGGCTGGTCCGGCGAATCGGCGGTGATGGTGACCGGTTTCTGGTGGTCCATCGGATACCCGACCTGCCCGACGTCTTCGCCCAGGTCTGGCACGAGGCCGGCGGGGACTACACGCTGGAGCACCGCGACGGAGCCGCCGCCCGGCACTTCCAGGCGGTGGTCGACGGTTCCGGGGCCGTAATAGAGGCGCTGACCGGCTGGGCCCGGCAGGGGTCCGGTTGGAGCACTGATCTGGCCTGGTCACTGCTGGATATGGGCCTCACCCACGAGGTGCCTCCGCTCGACCTGGACGAGGGCGAGCGCGAGGAGTTGGAGAAGCGCGTCCGCGAGGTGCTGGTCGGCGGCTACGCCGACCGCGCCGAACTGGCGGAACTCGCCGAGGAGTACCTGGTCACCGCGGACCGCCGGCCTGTATCGCGCGAACAGGCGGAGGCGCTGGCCGACCGGATGTGGCTGGAGCGTGTCGCGGAGCAGGCCGAATGGCAGGGCGAGACCGACCCGGAACGGCTCACCCGCGCGTTCACCGCCCTGCAGGAAGCCGGTATCACCGCCCGCGAGAACTTCACCTGCTGCCGCAACTGCGGCCAGTCCGAGATCGGCGGCGAAGGCGGGACCGACGCCCGCGGCTTCGTCTATTTCCACTCCCAGTGCACAGACTCCGCCGCAGTCGGCCACGGGCTGATGCTCCTTTACGGAGGCTTCGACGGCTCGTCCGAGACCACCGCGGCCATCGGCCACGAGGTCGTGGCCGCCCTGGAAGCTGCCGGCCTCCAGGCCGATTGGGACCGTGATCCCGGCCGGGCCATCACCGTCACCCCTCTGGAGTGGCGCCGCCGCCTGGTCGGCTAG